In one Deinococcus carri genomic region, the following are encoded:
- a CDS encoding 4-hydroxybenzoate 3-monooxygenase, protein MPIAPARTQVGIIGAGPAGLFLAHLLHRQGIECVILESRSHEDVENTIRAGVLEQWTVDLMLSLGLGERMLREGHFHRGITLRFAGESHHLDFEDLTGGRRVTVYPQHEVLKDLIAARLASGGEIHFGVRDVKLHDLNSKRPHITYTDENGQQQELHCDFIAGYDGSQGPSRQYVEGRTEYQHLYPFGWLGILVEAPPSHHELIYARHERGFALLSTRSPEIQRLYLQCGPTDNVADYSDELIWSELHQRLETVDGWTLTEGRIFQKGVIGMRSFVCDRMQHGRLFIGGDAAHIVPPTGAKGLNLAVADAVYLSRGLECFYRTGQQTLLDQYTNTCLRRIWKAERFSWYMTNLLHTNSTESPFEQRIRLADLDYLVHSQAAATALAENYVGLPLD, encoded by the coding sequence ATGCCCATTGCACCTGCCCGCACCCAAGTCGGCATCATCGGTGCCGGTCCCGCCGGCCTGTTCCTCGCCCACCTCCTGCACCGTCAGGGCATCGAGTGCGTCATTCTGGAATCGCGCTCTCACGAGGATGTTGAAAACACCATTCGCGCCGGGGTGCTGGAACAGTGGACGGTGGACCTGATGCTGTCGCTCGGCCTCGGGGAACGCATGCTGCGCGAGGGCCACTTCCACCGGGGCATCACCCTGCGCTTTGCGGGTGAAAGCCACCATCTGGACTTTGAGGACCTGACCGGCGGCAGGCGCGTCACCGTCTACCCGCAGCACGAGGTGCTCAAGGACCTCATCGCCGCCCGCCTCGCCAGTGGGGGAGAGATTCACTTCGGGGTGCGTGACGTGAAGCTCCACGACCTGAATTCAAAGCGCCCCCACATCACCTACACGGACGAGAATGGTCAGCAGCAGGAACTGCACTGCGACTTCATCGCGGGGTATGACGGCTCGCAGGGACCCTCACGCCAGTACGTCGAGGGCCGCACCGAGTACCAGCACCTGTACCCCTTCGGCTGGCTGGGGATTCTGGTGGAAGCGCCTCCCTCGCACCACGAGCTGATCTATGCCCGACACGAGCGCGGCTTTGCCCTGCTCAGCACCCGCTCGCCGGAGATCCAACGCCTGTACCTCCAGTGCGGGCCGACCGACAACGTGGCGGACTATTCGGACGAGCTGATCTGGTCGGAACTCCACCAGCGGCTGGAAACGGTGGACGGCTGGACGCTCACCGAAGGGCGAATCTTTCAGAAGGGCGTGATCGGCATGCGCTCTTTCGTGTGTGACCGTATGCAGCACGGACGGCTCTTCATCGGCGGGGACGCGGCGCATATCGTTCCGCCCACCGGGGCGAAGGGACTCAACCTGGCGGTGGCCGACGCCGTCTACCTGTCCCGTGGGCTGGAATGCTTCTACCGCACCGGGCAACAGACCTTGCTGGACCAGTACACCAACACCTGTCTGCGCCGGATCTGGAAAGCCGAGCGCTTCTCCTGGTACATGACGAACCTGCTGCACACCAATTCCACCGAAAGCCCCTTCGAGCAGCGCATCCGCCTGGCCGACCTCGACTACCTCGTGCACTCACAGGCCGCCGCCACCGCCCTCGCTGAGAACTACGTCGGGCTGCCGCTGGACTGA